The DNA window AAATAAAGATGAAAACTCCGAGCGTGATGCTACACAGGCTGGTGTTCGCCCAGTGATGATAAACGTTAGGGAGAAGGATCAGGTAAAGCAGCAGAAAGCCTACATGGGCGTTGTTGTATCAATTGGCGAAAGGAAAGAGGTTGTTCCATTTATTCAACCTGGAAGCGCAATTGAATATACCCTTACAACTGCCATTAAAAAGGTTTCTATTGCTGATAAACCAACAGTCGGTCTTTTGCAGGGACATGGAGAACCTGGAGTTGGGGATATCACCCAAGCATATAACGAGCTATCCATTTTGTATCATGTTGAGCCATTGACTCTAACCGATACAACCAAAATCCCCGATAGATTTAAAACCATTATCGTTATGCGTCCCGAGGATAGCATTTCACCACGACATCTTGCTCAACTCGATAACTTCATAGCAAAAGGCGGCAAAATGGCTGTTGCCATTAGTAGGGTAAAAGCCGATTTGCAGAATGGCAATGGATTGGTTAAAAATACTGGGCTTGAATCGTGGTTGAAAAATAAAGGAATTGTTGTTGACGATAATGTTGTAGTTGATGCCCATTGCGCTTCGGTTCAGGTGCAGCAACAGCAGGGTACTTTTAGTTTTGTAACAAGTATGCAATTTCCATACATTCCAATTGTATCGAAATTTGCCAAACATCCGATAAGTAGTGGTCTCGAAAATGTTGTAATGCAATTCCCCAGTACCATAACTTATACAGGCGATTCAAACATAAATTACACTCCAATAGCTTTTTCGTCGGATAAATCGGGAACTGAAAAGGCACCTATTTATTTCAACATCCAACGCCAATGGACACAGACCGATTTTCCAAAGAAGGGTGTTGTTCTAGGAGCAATTTTCGAAGGGAAACTGTCTGGTAACTCCAACTCAAAGATGGTTGTAATTGGTAGTGGCGATTTTGCCATAAATGGATCAGGTGAAAGGCGGCAGCAACTCCAACCCGATAATGTAAACCTTTTGGTTAACAGCGTGGATTGGCTTTCCGATGATACTGGATTAATTGGCCTGAGAACAAAGGGAATATCATCACGCCCTCTCGATGAGAAATCGGATGCAACCAAAGCCATTCTAAAATGGCTAAACTTCCTACTGCCAATTTTGCTGATATTGGGCTATGGCTTTGTTAGATCGCAGGTAAACAGGAATAAACGTATTAAACGCATGGAGGAAAGTTATGTCTAAAAAATTTAACAATAAGTATTTGCTAATTGCCTTTGCAGCGCTGATACTACTATTCGTTTTTGTAAAGTTTTACAGATCGGTAAAAACGGAAAGCACCCTTAAAACCGATATCGTTAAAATTGATACCGTTAAGATTAGCAAAATTCTTCTCTACCCATTGTCCGAAAAGGGGATGGAGATAGTATTCTCCAAGGAGGGAAAAGAGTGGAAAGCAAGTAATGGTAAGATTACTACCGAAACCCAGAAGAATACTTTAGGGAATTTATTATATCAGCTTATTGATATTAAGCCAAAACGATTGGCTTCGCGATCAAAGGATAAATGGGCTGAATATCAGGTAACTGATACCAGTGCAATACGGGTAAAGGTTTTTGAAGGAGAGAAAGAGGTACTCAACTTATATATCGGAAAATTCACCTACCAGCAGGTTAGTGATCCTTCTGGCAGTGGGAGAAATGGTGTGGTTGGAACATCTTATGTAAGGCTTGCCGATGAGAAAGAGGTTTATGCCGTTGATGGATTTTTATCATTCGGTTTTAACCAACCCTTTAATAGTTGGCGTAACCAATCCTTTGTTCACTTTAACAAATCGGATATAACCAAGATAACTTTCAGATATCCGGGCGATAGCAGCTTTGTTGCAGAGTTAAAGGCTAAGAAATGGACGGTTAACAATCAACCAGTTGATTCCATAAAACTCAATAATTACCTAGCGATGCTGGGAAACAAGACTGCATCTACCTTTGATGATAATTATACTCCAGTAGGAAATTCACAATTTCAGATAACCATTGAGGGCAACAACATGAGCAATATTACGGTTGATGGGTTTGCCAAGGATAATAGTAATTTCGTTATCAACTCATCGCTAAACCCAAAATCGTGGTTTACATCGGATACGAAAGGGTTATTTAAGGAGGTTTTTGTAGGTATGAAGGGATTTATGCCGGGTAAGAAAAAGCAGAAGTAATCAGTTTTTAAAGGCAAAAAGATTTAACGCAAAGTACGCAAAGTACGCCAAGTTTTCGCTAAGTTCGCAAAGGATGTTATTCATTAAATAAAATCTTTGCGATCTTAGCGTTTTCCCTTTGTGCACTTTGCGTTAAATCTTTATATAAATCGAAGATTAAACTTTAAACTCAAACGACCCGTTATACGCACCTTTTGAT is part of the Bacteroidales bacterium genome and encodes:
- a CDS encoding DUF4340 domain-containing protein, which encodes MSKKFNNKYLLIAFAALILLFVFVKFYRSVKTESTLKTDIVKIDTVKISKILLYPLSEKGMEIVFSKEGKEWKASNGKITTETQKNTLGNLLYQLIDIKPKRLASRSKDKWAEYQVTDTSAIRVKVFEGEKEVLNLYIGKFTYQQVSDPSGSGRNGVVGTSYVRLADEKEVYAVDGFLSFGFNQPFNSWRNQSFVHFNKSDITKITFRYPGDSSFVAELKAKKWTVNNQPVDSIKLNNYLAMLGNKTASTFDDNYTPVGNSQFQITIEGNNMSNITVDGFAKDNSNFVINSSLNPKSWFTSDTKGLFKEVFVGMKGFMPGKKKQK